One genomic segment of Hordeum vulgare subsp. vulgare chromosome 2H, MorexV3_pseudomolecules_assembly, whole genome shotgun sequence includes these proteins:
- the LOC123428320 gene encoding F-box protein At1g47810-like, translating into MDLMCHEKRSASLVTLPDDLVFMEILVRLPVKYLVRCKCVSTYWRARIEDGDFVREHRDRSSASRPSLLIIPRNVGEGDREEFDDDISFYILGPGQEPDTFEDKVELMCEKACPPELVEGITNFIYPTHCDGLVAIATGTDQVFLCNPATQEFVALPLGTPDVDIDNMRPPSAAIGFDLSQKQYVIARYFYRRRCFDESTGKLDYDIGHEVFTLGDNSWSWKPTVDPPHAIGHTRPVCTGDVIYWGCDHMEDPLPSSLMRFSLQYKTFDLVPCPPGFAYNSAIEHLADLNGKLCYVNLTTSENTFDVWQLADDGTLWLPRCRIDPDDCLDSVAFGSVAFLPLLTAGGRMLTMVSDDEQRLYWCDERSGDVEEVVDLEEDIDLEGWDDSDYCIHHIVPYRESLISITNCRV; encoded by the coding sequence ATGGATCTTATGTGCCACGAGAAACGCTCTGCTTCTCTTGTCACCCTCCCCGATGACCTAGTTTTCATGGAAATCCTGGTGCGACTGCCCGTCAAATACCTTGTGCGCTGCAAATGCGTCAGCACCTACTGGCGCGCTCGCATAGAGGATGGTGACTTCGTCCGCGAGCACCGCGACCGCTCCAGCGCGAGTCGGCCGTCTTTGCTCATCATCCCCCGCAATGTTGGTGAGGGTGATCGAGAAGAGTTCGACGACGACATCAGCTTCTACATCCTCGGGCCGGGACAGGAGCCAGACACCTTCGAGGACAAGGTGGAGCTGATGTGTGAGAAGGCATGCCCACCCGAATTAGTGGAAGGCATCACAAACTTTATCTACCCCACGCACTGCGATGGCCTAGTCGCCATTGCGACTGGCACGGATCAGGTATTCCTATGCAACCCAGCCACCCAGGAGTTCGTCGCCCTGCCGCTCGGCACCCCGGACGTCGACATCGACAACATGAGGCCTCCATCGGCAGCCATCGGCTTCGACCTGTCGCAAAAGCAGTATGTTATCGCCAGGTACTTTTACCGGCGCCGGTGCTTCGACGAGTCCACTGGCAAGCTTGACTACGACATCGGGCATGAGGTGTTCACGCTCGGGGACAACTCCTGGTCCTGGAAACCCACCGTCGACCCTCCGCACGCTATCGGTCATACGCGACCGGTGTGCACGGGAGATGTCATCTACTGGGGGTGCGACCACATGGAAGACCCCCTTCCGAGCTCGTTGATGCGGTTTAGCCTGCAGTACAAGACGTTCGATTTGGTGCCATGCCCTCCTGGTTTTGCCTACAACTCCGCCATCGAGCATCTGGCAGATCTGAACGGGAAGCTGTGCTACGTCAACCTTACAACCTCGGAGAATACCTTTGACGTGTGGCAGCTGGCGGACGACGGGACACTATGGTTGCCGCGTTGTCGCATCGATCCAGATGACTGCTTGGATAGTGTTGCTTTTGGTTCCGTTGCCTTCTTGCCGCTTTTGACGGCCGGTGGAAGGATGCTGACGATGGTGTCCGACGATGAACAGAGGTTGTACTGGTGCGATGAGAGGAGCGGAGATGTTGAAGAAGTCGTGGACCTCGAAGAGGATATCGATCTCGAGGGATGGGATGACTCAGACTACTGCATTCACCACATCGTCCCTTATAGGGAGAGTCTCATCTCCATCACGAACTGTAGGGTGTAA